TTCCTCAATAAATACCACCTTCATGGTATTCTTTGTGATGATATGGGTCTAGGCAAGACCCTGCAGACCCTCTGTATCGTAGCAAGCGATCATCATCAGCGTGCCGAAGAGTTTGCCAAGACACAGGCACCGGATGTCCGCAAGCTGCCGTCACTAATTGTCTGCCCACCTACACTTTCAGGTCACTGGCAACAAGAAATTAAGACCTATGCACCATTCTTGAGCGTGACTGCCTATGTTGGACCGCCAGCGGAGAGAAAGGCTATGAAAGACAGACTTGGCGAGACTGACATCGTAGTCACATCCTACGATGTCTGCCGCAATGACGCAGAAGTTCTCGATAAGCATAGTTGGAACTATGTTGTGCTCGACGAAGGCCACCTGATCAAGAACCCTAAGGCCAAGATCACGCAGgcagtcaagaagctggcgaGCAATCATCGTCTTATCCTCACCGGCACCCCTATTCAGAATAATGTCTTGGAGCTTTGGTCTCTGTTTGACTTTTTGATGCCTGGATTCTTGGGTGCTGAAAAAGTCTTTCTGGACCGCTTTGCGAAACCTATAGCTGCAAGTCGATTTAGCAAGGCATCATCAAAGGAACAGGAAGCGGGTGCCTTGGCGATTGAAGCACTTCACAAACAGGTGCTTCCGTTCCTGTTGCGACGCCTCAAAGAAGAGGTTTTGAACGATCTTCCGCCAAAGATCTTGCAGAATTACTATTGTGACCTGAGCGACCTACAGCAAAAACTATTCGAGGACTTCACAAAGAAACAGGGCAAGAAGATTCAAGCCGAAGCGGGTCGTGAAGATAAAGAAGCCAAGCAACACATTTTCCAAGCGCTACAGTATATGCGAAAGTTGTGCAACTCACCTGCCATGGTAATGAAACCAGGAAGCACTCTTTACGATGAGACGCAGAAGATTCTCGCCAAGCAAGGAACCTCCATTGAGGATGCGCAGCACGCACCCAAGTTGACCGCTCTGAGAGATCTACTGGTGGATTGCGGTATTGGCGTTGAAGGCAGTGATTCGAATGATCCTCTTTACCAACCTATTAAGCCCCACCGTGCGCTGATCTTCTGTCAAATGAAGGAGATGCTCGATATGGTGCAAAATAAGGTATTGAAGGAGTTATTGCCCTCAGTATCTCACCTCCGACTTGACGGCTCGGTCGAAGCCAACAAGAGACAAGATATCGTCAACAAATTTAACAGTGACCCGTCGTATGACGTGCTTTTGTTAACAACGAGCGTGGGAGGTCTTGGACTGAATTTGACAGGAGCCGATACTGTCATCTTCGTGGAGCACGATTGGAACCCCCAGAAGGATCTCCAGGCCATGGATCGAGCCCATCGTATCGGTCAAAAGAAGGTGGTGAACGTGTACCGCCTTATCACCCGTGGAACTCTTGAGGAGAAAATTCTGAACCTCCAACGTTTCAAGATTGATGTCGCATCAACAGTCGTAAATCAACAGAACGCTGGCCTCTCAACGATGGACACAGATCAGATCCTTGACCTGTTCAATGTTGGAGACGCCGCACCAAACCTCTTAGccgacaaggagaagaacaacatcgacggaagagaagaggatatGGTCGATATCGAGACAGGTGATGTGCGTGTACCAGGCAAGAAGGCATGGCTGGATGATTTGGGAGATCTTTGGGATAACAAGCAGTATGAGGAGAGTTTCGACCTGGATGACTTCATGAAGACGATGTCGTAGGCGATAGGCCGACTTCCCAGGCTTGCTGAAAACATGGTGAAGCATTTGATTGCCGAGTTTTGGACGAGACGGTGGTCCTACTAGAATATGGTATTTAACCCCGTCAATGTTGATGTGTACAATAGCCTAGATCGTTCATTTAGCGAAGGCGTACTTTTGCTTGTGGAATAATTGCTAAGGATACTATTTGTTGTCTGGTTTGACTGCTGCGGCAATGAGAATTTACTTAATGTTATCCATGTTACCATTCTTCGTTTGGTGTGATCGACTTAGTAGCTTGGTCCACCTCCGTTCTCCGTGTTGTGGCTGGTATAAACAGCAGCCACAGTCTGCCACAACCATACTAGTGGGGTTGCTTGTAATCACCCCGCTATCATGGTAGAGCTCTGAAGCAAGGTCCAGAAACTTCCATTCCTGCGGTCTTATCCAACACTCCTTACTGAACTCATCTCACGACACCACTTCTAAGGCGGTGACTGATACATATCAAAGTCTACAACATGCCGGTCGATTATAGTAAATGGGTAAGTTTTGGAACCTGTTTGCTCGATCTCGTCCCTGACAGCCTTGGTAGGACGCACTGGAACTCAGTGACGACTCGGACATTGAAGTGCATCCTAATGTCGACAAGCGATCGTTTATCCGCGCGAAGCAGAATCAGATTCACCAGGAGAGACAGCACCGAAAGTTACAAATCGAGACCTACAAGTATGAGCGTGTGGTCAACGATGGTTTGCTGAAGCGAATTTCTGGGCTTCTGGCATCGCTGCGAGCCCATGCCTCCGAGGCTGCCACCAGAAACCCAGCAGAAGTTGCCTTTCAAGCCGTGATGGAATCAGCTGGAGATCCGAAAGATGACAAGCCGCCTTCACCACCCGAGGGTGTTCATACCCAGGAGAAGGAACAACCGTCATACACTAAGATGATGGCAACGCTCCTAGACCAAGTCAATAAGGCtttggatgagaagaaaccGGAAAACAGATACGAAGCTATGATTTCTGAGATTCAGTCACACGAGGATAAGGTAATGGATCTGCAGAAACAGCTAGTAGCTAAGTTGGAGGAGTTGCAGAAGGAGGAAGGCCGAAAGATTACAAGTGAGGGCATTCACACAGGTTTTGATAGCTCGCATGTCGCCAAGTCAAAgccagaagagaagaaggactcCACACAGGTAGAGCTCCTGAACCCTAGTTTCGCTGAAAcctcctcaagctcggcaTCCGGAAACCAAGACGTCAAGGTGGACGATGACAGCGATATCGAATCTTCACCGGCTGGAAAGAAATTTGGCACCATTAGGGCAAATGACTATGCGGCTAGTCTCCAGTTCCTGTCGCAGAATCCTCAGTTGTTGGTTGAGAGGGAGACAGATGGCCTTCTGGTTCAGGCTTTCGATGCTGCTCTAGAGAACAAGGATGAGTTGTCGCGACAATTAGTGCACCAGGCCCTACTTCTACAATACTGCAGAGCTCTTGGTAAGGATGGTGTGGGGCTTTTCTTCAAACGCATCACAACCAAGGGGCACCAAGCACAGGACGTATTCTATAAGGATGTGCAAGACACATATATGAAGATTCGAACACGTTCAAGGGAGATTTTAGCCGAGCGAGCCAAAGAAGGGCAAGCCGAAGGTGTCGAGCAAATTCAGCTGCATGCCGTGGAGCCTGGTACggtcatcaacatcaaggtTCCTCCAGCAGACAGCGAGGACCCCGAAGAGCAGGAAGCGCGGAAGATCTTCGAAAGTTTCAAGCC
This genomic stretch from Fusarium oxysporum f. sp. lycopersici 4287 chromosome 5, whole genome shotgun sequence harbors:
- a CDS encoding cell division cycle protein 37, producing the protein MPVDYSKWDALELSDDSDIEVHPNVDKRSFIRAKQNQIHQERQHRKLQIETYKYERVVNDGLLKRISGLLASLRAHASEAATRNPAEVAFQAVMESAGDPKDDKPPSPPEGVHTQEKEQPSYTKMMATLLDQVNKALDEKKPENRYEAMISEIQSHEDKVMDLQKQLVAKLEELQKEEGRKITSEGIHTGFDSSHVAKSKPEEKKDSTQVELLNPSFAETSSSSASGNQDVKVDDDSDIESSPAGKKFGTIRANDYAASLQFLSQNPQLLVERETDGLLVQAFDAALENKDELSRQLVHQALLLQYCRALGKDGVGLFFKRITTKGHQAQDVFYKDVQDTYMKIRTRSREILAERAKEGQAEGVEQIQLHAVEPGTVINIKVPPADSEDPEEQEARKIFESFKPEMRKALETGNLDEVNKVLGEMKIDEAEELVGLFGEANILSLEEEIIDATTEEGKQQLKEIEAAASVDKKEEYGDPE
- a CDS encoding cell division cycle protein 37, with protein sequence MESAGDPKDDKPPSPPEGVHTQEKEQPSYTKMMATLLDQVNKALDEKKPENRYEAMISEIQSHEDKVMDLQKQLVAKLEELQKEEGRKITSEGIHTGFDSSHVAKSKPEEKKDSTQVELLNPSFAETSSSSASGNQDVKVDDDSDIESSPAGKKFGTIRANDYAASLQFLSQNPQLLVERETDGLLVQAFDAALENKDELSRQLVHQALLLQYCRALGKDGVGLFFKRITTKGHQAQDVFYKDVQDTYMKIRTRSREILAERAKEGQAEGVEQIQLHAVEPGTVINIKVPPADSEDPEEQEARKIFESFKPEMRKALETGNLDEVNKVLGEMKIDEAEELVGLFGEANILSLEEEIIDATTEEGKQQLKEIEAAASVDKKEEYGDPE